CCACCAGCATTTGCTATTTCATGAATAGCAACTATCATACCTATCACTGTTCCTAAAAAACCAATCATAGGTGCAGCTCCTGCAATTGTAGCCAAAACACTAACATTTTTTTCTAATTGATAAATCTCTAACTTTCCTGCAGTTTCAATTGCTGTATTAATATCATCTAAAGGTTTTCCTATTCTAGAAATTCCTTTACCTATTAATCGAGCAGTTGGCGTGTTTTTACTTTTACAAAGCGCATCAGCAGACTCTAATTTTCCATTAGAAACATAGTCTTTAATTTGATTCATAAAATTTTCATCAATCTTTGATGCAGCTTTTATAGCAAAAAAACGTTCGAAATAAATATATAAACCAACAGTTAACAACACAAATAGAATTGCTATTATTATTTGCCCTCCTAAACCACCATCCATAATTAGCCTATAGATAGAAAGTGTTTTTTCTTCTGAAACTGTTTCTTCTAAAAGTTCTTTATTTTCTTGAAAAAATGATATCATTCAATTCTTTTTTTAAGTTCTATTTAAGTAACGACTATTCTTTTTTTAAATTGTTTCAAAACAAAAGAATAGAATTTATTTTTACATCAAAAAAAATGCCATTTCAAATAAAACTTGAAATGACATTTTAATATTTATTTTTTTATAACTTAAAAAAGTGTTCTTGTAATCATAAATGCTGCAGAACCAACTAAGAAGCCAATTAATGCTAACCAAGATATTTTTTTAAAGTACCAGAAAAAATCTATTTTTTCCATTCCCATTGCAACAACTCCTGCCGCAGAACCAATGATTAACATAGATCCTCCTGTACCTGCTGAGAATGCTATAAAGTGCCATAGTTCATTATCTATTGGCTCAGAGAACATACCTAAACTTGCTGCAACTAAAGGTACATTATCAATTACTGCAGAACCAACACCCAATAACATTACTACTAAATCTGAAACTCCTGTTACTCCAGGAACATGTAACTCTGTTCCCATCATTGGTACGGATTCTTGTAAAGTTGAAGCAAAATTAAATAGAATTCCTAAAGATTCTAAAGCAGCAACTGCCATTAATATCCCTAAGAAAAATAAAATACTTGGCATTTCAATTTTTGACAATGATGCATGTACTGGACTGTGATGTGCAGCTGCATCATGCTCTTCGCTATCAAAATCTGATAAAGAAAATTTAGATCTACTATATATCTCTGCAAATGTTGCAACAATTGCTAAAGATAACATCATACCGACATAAGGAGGTAAATGTGTAACTGTTTTAAAAATTGGCACAAAAATAATAGCACCTAAACCTAAATATAACATTCTTGCACTGTGCTGACTTTTTGGTTTCTCTACTTCTTCTTCAGAATCAATTTCACCCTTAAACGCTGGTAAAAACGAAGCTATTAAAGTAGGAACTGCCATACATAATAATGATGGTAATAATAAATACTCTATTAATTTTAAAGTAGTAACTTTTTTACCAATCCAAAGCATTGTTGTAGTAACATCTCCAATAGGAGACCAAGCACCACCTGCATTTGCAGCAATAATAATTAAACCTGCAAACCAAATTCTTTCTTCTCTATTTTTAACAATTTTCTGAAGAATAGAAATTAATACAATAGTTGCTGTTAAATTATCTATAATAGCAGATAAAACAAAAGCTAAAATTGAGAAAATCCATAAAATTTTAGATTTCTTTTTTGTCTTTACATAACTTTTTATAGTAGAAAATCCATCGAAATAATCAATGATTTCAACAATTGTCATTGCTCCTAAAAGGAATACTAAAATTTCTGCAGTTTTACCTAGATGATGTAATAAAGTTTCTTCAACAATATGTAATTTATCATCATGAACCATAGATGCAAAACCATCTACTAAACCATGATTAGCAGAATCGAACCATTGCGTAAAATTATCGACACCAAGAGCAACTAACGCCCAGCAAACCGCCATCATCATCAAGGCAGGAATTAATTTATCTAACTTTAAGTTGTGCTCTAAAGTAATGGCTAAATACCCCATTACAAATACAATAATAATTACTGATTCCATTTTTGTTTATTTAATTTATATCAATTCTTTTAGCGCTATTTCAAACGCTGTTTCACTTATTTTTGTTTTTGAAGCACTTCTTGCAAAGGTTCTTTGCAGTGCTTTCTTTATCGTATTTGAAGTATCTTCAAAAATAGCTTCATCTGTCATCTCTACTCTTCTCTCCATAAAATAAGCAAATACTCTTGCCATTCCACAATTGGAAATAAAATCAGGAATTAAACTCACTTTTTTATCTGTATCTTCCATGATTGATCCAAAGAAAATTTCTTTATCAGCAAAAGGAACGTTTGCACCACAAGAAATCACTTCTAAACCTGTTTCAATCATTTGATTAATTTGCTCTTGCTTTACCAATCTTGAAGCTGCACATGGTGCAAAAACCTCACAAGACAAATTCCAGATTCGACTATTAATTTCTTCAAAAGGAATCATGTTTTCTGCAACCAATGTATTACCATCTTTATGTAAAAACAGTTCTTTTATTTCTTCAAAAGAAAAACCTTCTTCATTTATAACCCCTCCAACTCTATCGATAATTCCAACAACTTTAGCACCCATTTGCGCTAAATAATATGCTGCTGCAGAACCTACATTTCCAAAGCCTTGTACAATTGCTCTTTTACCAACAATTGTTCCTCCATAAATATCATAATAATGACGAGCAGCTTCAGCAACACCAAAACCTGTAATCATATCAGCTACTGTAAATTTCGCTGAAATATCAGGAGAATAACTTTCGCTTTCTATGACTTTTATCACCCCATGCCTCAATTGACCAATCCTGTTAATCTTATCAGCTTCTGTTGGTTTAAAATGACCATTAAACACTCCTTCTTGAGGGTGCCAAACTCCAACATCTTCTGTCATTGGTATTACTTCATGAATCTCATCAACATTTAAATCTCCTCCAGTTCCGTAATAATTTTTCAATAATGGAGAAACAGCACTAAACCACCTTTCTAAAACACCTTTTTTACGAGGGTCTTCTGGATTAAAATTTATTCCAGACTTTGCTCCTCCAATTGCAGGACCAGAAACTGTAAACTTCACTTCCATTGTTTTTGCAAGAGACAGAACTTCATTCATATCTAACCCCTCTCTCATTCTTGTTCCTCCGCCTGCAGCACCTCCTCTTAAAGAGTTTATCACTGTCCAACCTTCTGCTTCTGTTTCAGAATCTTTCCAATTAAAAACTATTTCTGGTTGCTTATTCTCGTATATTTTTAATAATTCTTTCATAATAAAATTTTAATAAATTAACTTATCTTTTGTGCTTTTTCAAACAATTTTAATTTTTGATTAAAATCCCCATCAGGGGAAAAGTTAAAGCTGATTCATTTTAAATTTTTTAGAAATATTATGTATTTGATACCGTACAAACTTACAGTAAATAAATGATTGTTCAAATATTTATTAAATTCCTAAGGGTAAAAAGATATCTCCAGATGAATGATCCATTTTTGCTCCCGTAACACTTGACAAGCAATTAATCTGATTATTAAACCTTAACACTCCTAAAAAAGCAAAAAGTAATGCTTCTTTAAAATCGATAAGCTCTGTTTTAGGTAACATAATTTTGCTCTTTGATACATCTTCAATACGATTCATTAAAAAAGAATTAAAAGCACCTCCACCAGTAATTAAAACCGAATTATTATCTTTTATTATTTTACTTATTTGAATAGCAACATGTTCCACAAAAGTTCTCAAAATGGATGAAATATCAGTTTCTAAACGATCTATTAAAGGAAAAATATTTTCTTTAACCCATTCCAAACCTAAAGATTTTGGTGGGTTTTGTGAATAAAAATCAAT
The window above is part of the Polaribacter sp. SA4-12 genome. Proteins encoded here:
- a CDS encoding Glu/Leu/Phe/Val dehydrogenase dimerization domain-containing protein, with amino-acid sequence MKELLKIYENKQPEIVFNWKDSETEAEGWTVINSLRGGAAGGGTRMREGLDMNEVLSLAKTMEVKFTVSGPAIGGAKSGINFNPEDPRKKGVLERWFSAVSPLLKNYYGTGGDLNVDEIHEVIPMTEDVGVWHPQEGVFNGHFKPTEADKINRIGQLRHGVIKVIESESYSPDISAKFTVADMITGFGVAEAARHYYDIYGGTIVGKRAIVQGFGNVGSAAAYYLAQMGAKVVGIIDRVGGVINEEGFSFEEIKELFLHKDGNTLVAENMIPFEEINSRIWNLSCEVFAPCAASRLVKQEQINQMIETGLEVISCGANVPFADKEIFFGSIMEDTDKKVSLIPDFISNCGMARVFAYFMERRVEMTDEAIFEDTSNTIKKALQRTFARSASKTKISETAFEIALKELI
- a CDS encoding MotA/TolQ/ExbB proton channel family protein, with amino-acid sequence MISFFQENKELLEETVSEEKTLSIYRLIMDGGLGGQIIIAILFVLLTVGLYIYFERFFAIKAASKIDENFMNQIKDYVSNGKLESADALCKSKNTPTARLIGKGISRIGKPLDDINTAIETAGKLEIYQLEKNVSVLATIAGAAPMIGFLGTVIGMIVAIHEIANAGGQIDIKLLSDGLYTAMTTTVAGLIVGIIAYITYNHLVVRTDKVVYQMEAKSVEFLDLLNEPV
- the nhaD gene encoding sodium:proton antiporter NhaD, with the protein product MESVIIIVFVMGYLAITLEHNLKLDKLIPALMMMAVCWALVALGVDNFTQWFDSANHGLVDGFASMVHDDKLHIVEETLLHHLGKTAEILVFLLGAMTIVEIIDYFDGFSTIKSYVKTKKKSKILWIFSILAFVLSAIIDNLTATIVLISILQKIVKNREERIWFAGLIIIAANAGGAWSPIGDVTTTMLWIGKKVTTLKLIEYLLLPSLLCMAVPTLIASFLPAFKGEIDSEEEVEKPKSQHSARMLYLGLGAIIFVPIFKTVTHLPPYVGMMLSLAIVATFAEIYSRSKFSLSDFDSEEHDAAAHHSPVHASLSKIEMPSILFFLGILMAVAALESLGILFNFASTLQESVPMMGTELHVPGVTGVSDLVVMLLGVGSAVIDNVPLVAASLGMFSEPIDNELWHFIAFSAGTGGSMLIIGSAAGVVAMGMEKIDFFWYFKKISWLALIGFLVGSAAFMITRTLF